GGTCCACGCCTTCAAGAGGGCCTTCGACCTCGTCTTCGCAAGCCTCGCGCTCCTCCCGATCCTGATCGTCCTGCCCTTCATCGCCCTCGCGATCCGGCTCGACTCGCCAGGACCGGTGTTCTTCCGGCAGACCCGCGTGGGTCGTGACGGCGGGTACTTCCAGATCTTCAAGTTCCGCACGATGCGCGCCGACGCCGAGTCGCAGCTCGAGCTGCTGCGCGCGGGCAACGAGGGTGCCGGTCCGCTCTTCAAGCTGCGGCACGACCCGCGCGTCACACGCGTAGGGGCCCTCCTGCGCAAGTACTCGCTCGACGAGCTGCCCCAGTTCTTCAACGTGCTGCGCGGCGAGATGAGCGTCGTCGGGCCGCGTCCTCCGCTTCCGCGGGAGGTCCTCGACTACGACGGCACGGTGAGCCGCCGGCTGTACATCCGGCCCGGCATCACGGGGCTCTGGCAGGTCAGCGGCCGCAGCGATCTCTCCTGGGAGGAGAGTGTGCGCCTCGACCTGCGCTACGTCGAGAACTGGTCCCTCACGTCGGACCTCATGATCATGTGGCGCACCGCCCGGGTCATGGTCGCTCCGAAGGGGGCGTACTGACATGACGACCAAGACCGGAGCGACACGTGCGGACGCCGTGTGCGTCGGCGTCCGCACGCGTTCGCTCTCCGTTTCCATCCACACCTCCGGCGGTCACCGCGCCGGCCCGAATGCTTCACGATCCTGCGCCGCCCGCCCGCACCTAACCGCGGTGCCCATCTGGTCAGCCCCAGTCCGGACATGGCACCGCATGTGTTTCGCCCCCAACAGCGGGCGGGTGGCGCAGCCTTTCCCACGGCGGAGGGGTGCCCTGGGGCGCACCCTCGCGATGCCGGACGCTCCGCGGAACGTGACGCCGTCCGCGGCGGCGCGCTCTCGATCCTGAAAGGACATCGCACGGTGGCCTCGACAGTCCGCATCCTCGGCACCCATGGGGTGCCGGCGAACTACGGCGGGTTCGAGACCGCCGCCGAGAACATCGCCCTGCACCTGCGGGACCGGGGCTGGTCCGTCGACGTGTACTGCCAGCTCCCGGGGGTCGGGCGCACGAAGAACGACGAATGGAACGGCATCGCCCGCACGCTGATCCACGAGCCGAAGGAGGGATGGCGCGGAACCGCCGCGTTCGACCTCACCTCCATCCGGCACGCGATGGCGATGCATCGACCCGGCGACGTGTGGCTCACCTTCGGCTACAACACCGGCGTGTACGACGTGCTGCCACGGCTGCGCGGCATCCCGAACGTCATCAACATGGACGGGATGGAGTGGACCCGCAAGCGCTGGGGTCCTCTCAAGCAGGGGATCCTGCTGGGCAACGAGCGGTGCGCGGGCTGGGTCGGCGATGTGCTGATCGCCGATCACCCCGTCATCGCCGAGTATCTGCAGCGGCACTTCGGCCGCCGGCGGGTGCAGACGATCACCTACGGCGCCCATGAGGTCACGCGGGCGGCGACGGATGCCGCGACCGAGCTCGGTCTCACGCCCGGCCGGTACGGGATCGTGGTGTGCCGGCCCATCCCCGAGAACTCGGTGCTCGAGATCGTCCGCGCCTGGTCGGCCGAGGTGCGCGGCATGCCGATCGTCGTCGTCGGGCCGTACGGACCGGACGACGCCTACCAGGCCCAGGTGATGGCTGCGGCCTCCGCGGAGGTGGTGTTCCCGGGAGCGATCTTCGACCAGGAACGCCTGCGGTCGCTGCGCTTCCACGCGGCCGTCTACGTGCACGGCCACACGGTGGGCGGCACCAACCCTTCGCTCGTCGAGGCGATGGCGGCCGGAAACCCCGTCATCGCCCACGACAACCGCTACAACCGCTGGGTGGCGGGCGGCGAGAACGCATACTTCACCGACACCGAGAGCCTCCGCCGCGTACTGCGCGGCGTGCTCTCGGACGAGGACCGGCGGCGCCGCATGGGGGCGGCCAGCCGTCGGCGGTTCCGCGATGAGTTCACGTGGTCGCGGATCGGCGGGCAGTACGAGCAGGCGCTGCTCGGCGCGCTCGAGCGCCGAGGACACGTGCCGCAGAGGATAGGGGCGAACGCATGATCGATGTCGCAGTGGTGGGTCTCGGGAAGATGGGGCTGTCGCATCTGGCGATGGTGCGGGCGCACCCCGAGGTCCGGGTCGTGGGGGTCTGCGATGCGACGGGGTATCTACTCGACATCCTCTCCAAGTACACGGGTGTGCGGACCTTCAAGGACCTCGACCGGATGCTGGACGAGGCCAAGCCGCAGGCGCTCATCGTCGCGACGCCGACGCACCTGCACTCCGGCATGATCCAGTCCGCGCTCGAGCGAGGCATCCACGTGTTCTGCGAGAAGCCGCTCGTGATCGACCCGGCCCAGAGCGCGGTTCTGACGGATGCCGCGGCAGCCCGGGGCCTCGTCACCCAGGTCGGGTATCACAACCGCTTCGTCGGCGCGTTCCGCGAGGTGCAGCGACTTCTCGAGGCGGGGGCGATCGGGGCCGTCAACACGACCCTCGCCGAGGCCTACGGGCCCGTCGTGCTCAAGCCGGCTGGTCACACATGGCGGAGCCAGCGCGCGACCGGCGGCGGATGCCTCTACGACTACGCCGCCCACCCGCTGAACCTCCTCACGTGGTACCTCGGCGCGCCGGAGTCCGTGAGCGGGAGTCAGCTGACCAGCATCTTCTCGGCGAACATCGACGACGCCGTCGCGAGCACGCTGCACTACCCCGGCGGAACGGCGCAGATCGTCGCGAACTGGGCGGACGAGTCGCAGCGGAAGATGACGACCAAGATCACTCTGTGGGGCACGCACGGCCGGATCTACGCCGACCGGCAGGAGATCCAGGTGTATCTGCGCGACACCGCCCCGATCCCCGAGGGGTACCGGGCGGGATGGAACGTCCGCTACACGACGGAGCTCACCGAGGCGCCGTGGTTCTATCTGCGCGGCGAGGAGTACAGCACGCAGCTCGACTCCTTCATCCGCCGCGTGATCGACGGCGCGATCGAGGGCGAGAACGACTTCGCCTCGGCGGCCGTGACCGACCGGGTCATCGCCATGATCAGCGAGGATGCCTCGCGCGTCGGCGCGCGGCTCACGCGCGAGGGCGCCGCGGCGCGGCAGGCGCCGGCTCCGAGACGCGGGATCAGCGCCGCGTTCCGCGCACTGAGGGCGGGGGCCTGACGATGACCACCACCGCCACGCGGACCATGGACCGGCTCCTGTTCGGCGACAACCAGTTCTTCGGCGTCAACCACATGTCGGAAGAGAAGGCGCGCGCGCAGCAGATCCGGTTCCAGGACGTCGACGCCATCATGCAGGTGATCGACGCCGCCTACGACGAGGGCGTTCGCACGTTCATGTGCACGACGCACGACCGCATCGCCGAGGTCTGCGATCGCGTCCGCTCGAACCCGCAGCGGTACGCCGGCATGTCGTTCTTCCCGTGCATGCCGTACGCGCACAAGTACGCCAATGCGGTGACGGATGACGGATTCCTCGGCGCCATCCGTCGATTCCTTCCCGACGAGGGCCTCCTCGACAGCATCGCGCGCGGAGCGTCCTCGCTCGCGCGCAAAGACATCGAGGGCGTGTCGACCCTGCTCGTCGACGCGGAGCTCAAGATGTTCTCGGGCCTCCAGACCCCCGTCATCTGGATGCAGAACGTCGTGGTGGATCTCCTCTCCGGGCTCGGCTTCACCGACGCGCTGCGCATCTTCGCTGATCACGTGCGGGCCCGCTACAACGCGGAGCCGGGGTTCATCACGATGAACCTTCCGCGCGTGCTCGACGATCTCGATCGCGCCGGCGTCGAGAACCCCCTCGTCTGCTCCAACATCAACAAGCTGGGCTTCCGCATGTCGGGCGGGGTCGATGCGTACCGCGAGGCGATGGAGAAGCGGCCCTTCCGCGCCGTGGCCATGTCGGTCTTCGCGAGCGGAGCGCTCCCGCCCCGCGAGGCCGTGGAGTGGGTCTGCGGTCTGCCGAACCTCGAGTCCATCGTGTTCGGGGCCTCGAGCCGGGCGAACATCGCCTCGACCGTGGCCCTCGTCGACGAGTACTGGCCGGAGCGGTGACATGCCCGCCGGGACGGAAGCATCCGCGCGACCGCGGACGGTGGTGATCGCCAATCCCTCGGCCGACCTCTACGGCTCCGACCGCATGATGCTCGAGGCCGTGCGGGGCCTCGCCCCGCGCGGCTGGCGCACCGTCGTGACGTGCTCGGTCGACGGCCCCCTCGTGCCGCTCCTGCGCTCCGCCGGCGCAGAGGTCGTGGTGCTCCCCGCCCCCGTCATCCGCAAGAGCATCCTGAGCGTCGGAGGGATGCTGTCGCTCCTGCGAGACATCGTCGTGCAGGTGCCTCGCATGCGGCGACTCCTGCGCGATGTCGCACCCGATGTGGTGCTCGTCAACACCGTGACCGTGCCGTTCTGGACCCTCGTCGCCCGCGCCTTCCGGCAGCCGGCGATCGTCTACGTCCACGAGGCGGAGGCCGGGCTCTCCCGTCCGGCACGCGTCATGCTCACCGCGCCCCTCGCCCTCGCGAACGGCGTGATCTTCAACTCCGAGACCAGCCGACGGGTCTCGGGCTCCGCCGGACCGGATCGGGGAGGTCGGACGATCGTCGTGCCGAACGGCGTCGCGGGCCCCGCGGACCGCCGACCGCCACGGGAGCGGGTGACCGGCGCATTCCGCATCGTCTACGTGGGCCGGCTGTCGCCGCGCAAGGGCACCGACCTCGTCGTCCGGGCCGCGGCTCTGCTGCGCGATGCGGGCATCGACCCCCAGGTCGAGATCGTCGGCTCGGTCTTCCCCGGCTACGAGTGGTACGAGGCGGAGCTGCGCGCGCTCGTCGCGGAGCTCGGCCTGGAGTCGCACGTGCGCTTCTCCGGCTTCCGCGAGACGGTGTGGCCCGCGTACGCGGCGGCGGACGTGGCCGTCGTCCCCTCCCGGCTGGACGAATCCTTCGGGAACGTCGTGATCGAGGCCCTCCTCAGCGAACGCCCCGTCGTGGTCGCCGATCACACCGGACTGACGGAGGCGGCGGCCGGATTCTCCGCGGCCGTCCGCGTCACTCCCGACGATGCCGAGGCCCTCGCGTCCGGCCTCCGTCGCATCCACGACGACTGGGACGAGTACCGGCGGCGAGCGCACGCCGA
This genomic interval from Microbacterium sp. 4R-513 contains the following:
- a CDS encoding glycosyltransferase — protein: MPAGTEASARPRTVVIANPSADLYGSDRMMLEAVRGLAPRGWRTVVTCSVDGPLVPLLRSAGAEVVVLPAPVIRKSILSVGGMLSLLRDIVVQVPRMRRLLRDVAPDVVLVNTVTVPFWTLVARAFRQPAIVYVHEAEAGLSRPARVMLTAPLALANGVIFNSETSRRVSGSAGPDRGGRTIVVPNGVAGPADRRPPRERVTGAFRIVYVGRLSPRKGTDLVVRAAALLRDAGIDPQVEIVGSVFPGYEWYEAELRALVAELGLESHVRFSGFRETVWPAYAAADVAVVPSRLDESFGNVVIEALLSERPVVVADHTGLTEAAAGFSAAVRVTPDDAEALASGLRRIHDDWDEYRRRAHADALRAGREFSTTRFHDRLADALQQHVAPPRRATTRDRQWTPALD
- a CDS encoding Gfo/Idh/MocA family oxidoreductase, encoding MIDVAVVGLGKMGLSHLAMVRAHPEVRVVGVCDATGYLLDILSKYTGVRTFKDLDRMLDEAKPQALIVATPTHLHSGMIQSALERGIHVFCEKPLVIDPAQSAVLTDAAAARGLVTQVGYHNRFVGAFREVQRLLEAGAIGAVNTTLAEAYGPVVLKPAGHTWRSQRATGGGCLYDYAAHPLNLLTWYLGAPESVSGSQLTSIFSANIDDAVASTLHYPGGTAQIVANWADESQRKMTTKITLWGTHGRIYADRQEIQVYLRDTAPIPEGYRAGWNVRYTTELTEAPWFYLRGEEYSTQLDSFIRRVIDGAIEGENDFASAAVTDRVIAMISEDASRVGARLTREGAAARQAPAPRRGISAAFRALRAGA
- a CDS encoding DUF1972 domain-containing protein — its product is MASTVRILGTHGVPANYGGFETAAENIALHLRDRGWSVDVYCQLPGVGRTKNDEWNGIARTLIHEPKEGWRGTAAFDLTSIRHAMAMHRPGDVWLTFGYNTGVYDVLPRLRGIPNVINMDGMEWTRKRWGPLKQGILLGNERCAGWVGDVLIADHPVIAEYLQRHFGRRRVQTITYGAHEVTRAATDAATELGLTPGRYGIVVCRPIPENSVLEIVRAWSAEVRGMPIVVVGPYGPDDAYQAQVMAAASAEVVFPGAIFDQERLRSLRFHAAVYVHGHTVGGTNPSLVEAMAAGNPVIAHDNRYNRWVAGGENAYFTDTESLRRVLRGVLSDEDRRRRMGAASRRRFRDEFTWSRIGGQYEQALLGALERRGHVPQRIGANA